Sequence from the Nilaparvata lugens isolate BPH unplaced genomic scaffold, ASM1435652v1 scaffold6647, whole genome shotgun sequence genome:
GGAATGATGCAAACCATTCCCGGTCCGGTTGCACCTTCACCACCAGGTTTTCAACCGATTGCATCTTCTCCTCCTATCTCCGAGTCGTCCACTTCCACGTCTACCATCTCAAAAGCGACTACTTCCTCACCTGCTGATGAGacatctatttcttcttctcctctcatcTCCGAGCCGTCCACTTCCACGTCTACTATCTCAAAAGCATCTACTTCCACGCCTGCTGACGAGacatctatttcttcttctcctctcatcTCCGAGCCGTCCACTTCCACATCTACCATCTCAAAAGCGACTACTTCTTCACCTATGGTCAAAACGTCTTCAGCTACCATCTCAAAACCGACTACACATGGTCCTATCATTGACGAGGAGACCACTGTCATGAGGGTGAGTAAATCTTCATCCTCATCAAGTTCGGATGAGCTTGATGAGGATGAAGCAACTTTTTCTGTTAAAAAATTTGATTGTGCACAAACATATGTAGCAAAACGTTGTATATCTGCACAAACATTAAGTACCGTATTTGAATGCCCAATTATAAAGGCAAGATTTGTAAAGACTCAGTGGGGGGATAGCTATATATTACATTAATTGAATCaaaaaaaatagagaaataagTATTTTCCTCCCACGAAGATATTCAAGCTggctaaataaaaaaaacttagaTTCATTTAACAgatcaaaattaaaactaaaagcaAAACATCATCTAGTAAACAGAGTGATAAAAGGGAAGGAGATATCGGTAATGGTTACCGACCTCACCCTAATAGACTGTACCACTTAAACTCTTGAAAGgatatgataacaaaatttaaactGAAAGCAAAACATCATCTTTtctgtgaataaatttaattgtgCACAATCATATATAGCAAAACGTTGTATATCTACACAAACATTAAGTACCATATTTGAATACCCAATTATAAAGGCAAGATTTGTAAAGACATAGGGGATAGCTACATATtacatttattgaatcaaaaaataaagaaataagtaTTTTCCTCCCACAAAGATATTCAAGCTggctaaataaaaaaaacttagaTTCATTCAACAgatcaaaattaaaactaaaagcaAAACATTGTCTAGTAAACAGAGTGATAAAAGGGAAGGAGATATCGGTAATGGTTACTGACCTCACCCTAATAGACTGTACCACCTAAGCTCTTGAAAGgatatgataacaaaatttaatctAAAAGCAAAACATCATCTTTTCTgttaaaaaatttaattgtgCACAATCATATGTAGCAAAACGTTATATATTTGCGTAAACACTAAGTACTGCATTTGAATACTCAATTATAAAGGCAAGATTTGTAAAGACACAGGGGATAGTTACATATTACATTAATTGAATCAGAAAAGTTAAAGAAATAAGCATATTCCTCCCATGAAGATATTCAAGCTGATTGAATATAAACTTAGATTTATTTAATAgatcaaaattaaaaactaaaagcaaAACATTGTCTGATAAACAGAGTGATAAAAGGGAAGGAGATATTGGTAATGGTTACCGACCTTAATAGACTATTCCTAAAGTCTAGAAAGGATATATTAAACATTAGACTCTTAACAATTTCAGTACAGTTAAATTTATTCACAGAAAAGATAGTCACAACTATATAATCAAATGTATcaaaatttcttgatttggcTTGATGTCTGTGTTGATATGtcacattattttgttttcatatgTTTGAGTACAGTTGAATTTATTAACAGAAAAAAGATAGTTACATCTACATAAACAATTGTAtcaaaatttctcaattcaactTAACCTCTGTGTTGATATGTCACATCTGTTTCATACATAAGatataatcaatattcatatcaaaatttctcaatttaaaataaagcaagtttaaatttaatttgtagATTATTCACTCACCTTTCAATAAATGATAGAGTTGATTACTGCTACAGTCCTgctagtgatgatgatgatgatgatgatgttaacACTTTAAAGTAGTTGCTTCCTTCTTGAAGAATCACTAAGGAGTGAAGATTTTCCTGATCTGAACTTATATTTATACTTTTTCGTATTGAACAGTAAAAGCAAAAAGTCTGCTAACAGCGTTTCACATACATGTTTGAACATGTATAAGAAGATGATGACTGGTTAAGCAACAATGCGTATACTGAATAATGAATCAACACTTCACTTGCATGTTCAAACATGTGTGTGAGATCAATAGTTAGTTCTTACTCTGCTATTTAGTAAAGActgtatatttgaatttatcaaacttACATTTACCAGTCTTAGTTAGAGCTTTGAGTAGTTCAGACACAAAATGTTATTACAAAATGAATCTGATGAGTGTGAAAATAATAGCATGTCTAAAACcaaaatttcatattcaatcaatttattaaaaataatttgtattttcactgTAATGTTATATTggtttgcaataattattctattatatgcaaattataataaagtctGTAGGTGTGACTTGGCTTcatcaaattttacaaatatactTCAGTTCAATATATCGCTTCAAACAAATAATAGCAATAGAATGCAAGATAGCGACAATATTGAATCAGATGAATTTTCTAAACACTTGCTAGATATGGAAAAAACAAAGACTagtactttattttatttagaatcTTGTATTATTTCAGCGATAGGTATCAAGAAAATAtctaaatcatttgaaaatgagcTTAATGACTggtattcttcattgattgatcCCTATCGAAATATATgtaacttttataataattataatgtaatcaACAATTGTGTAAACCCACAATTTGATGTTATTGATGTTAATATTGATCTACTTTTAAACAAAACGAAACAGTTTTGTATTACAAATTGAAAGATGACTAGcagatgttatgaatgaatgaatgaatgaatgtcaTTCTTTCAAGTTAGGTAGTTGAATGTAAGTTTCTAGTTTTGATTAGTGTAACAGTGACTGTCTAAGCAATAGTATGGTTAAAGTTGGATGTAAAGGAAAGGTTAGTTCGCATAGTCATATCAAGTCtaaaaaattcgaaaaaagTGGTATTATTGGTAGCGGATTATTATCTAAACTTGGTAGTATTGCATCTAGCGTAATTAATAAAGGGATCAATATTTTACCAGTTGAAATTCATCCATTTTCATACCAGTATTGTGGCCCTGGCACCAAGTTGGAGAAGCGATTAGCAAGAGGTGACCcaggaataaattcattggacAGAGCGTGTAAGGTACATGACATAGCCTACAGTCAGTTCAGCGATAACGAAACACATTCGAAAGCTGATGGTATATTAGCTGATAAAGCTTGGGAAATTTTTAAAGATTCAAGTACACTACTTCCTGAGAAAgcattaagttatttggtaaaTCTTGCAATGAAGACTAAGAAAGCTATTGGTTCTGGTATTCATCGTATAGGTAGGAGAggtaggaaaagaaaaagtgaaAGGTATTCAGCGAGAAAACCATCCACCATGAAAAGTGATTTAATTCATAAAGAGACTATTAAGCAACTCAAAACACATGTAAAAGGAAGAGGATATTATTTAAAGCCATATCCACAGTATTATGAAGGAGGTAGGTTATTAAACACAGCAAGAACACATATTCCATTCGGTGCAATCGGGCTAGtaggaaagaaaaagaaaaggagaaaagtTAAAAGGAAACGTATTAGAAAAAcacgaaaatgaattatttaaagTTAGATAAAGCATTATCAAACTTTGATTTGCTAATTTTAGCTAAACTATTGAAAATACCGTTACGTGGTGTTTATATGTTGAACAAGCTACCAGATAGAGTACTTactaatgaaatgataatagtAAATTTGGATAGAGATAGCGGAGT
This genomic interval carries:
- the LOC120356392 gene encoding endochitinase A-like, whose protein sequence is MSSTSTTDSTKNVAMDQPMVTYSSVAATPKMTSSPAPSTIPQIPWGFPYNIWSNPHLFNQAFPGLGMMQTIPGPVAPSPPGFQPIASSPPISESSTSTSTISKATTSSPADETSISSSPLISEPSTSTSTISKASTSTPADETSISSSPLISEPSTSTSTISKATTSSPMVKTSSATISKPTTHGPIIDEETTVMR